The genome window GGCCGCGTGTTGGCTTCCAGCGAGGGGCGCGAGCCGCTGCCGGTGGTGGGCGGGCAGCAGGTGCAGTGGCGTGGCGGGGCGCTGCAGGCGCCGCAAGCACTGGATGCGCGTCAGCGCTTGGGCTGGCAGCGCGGCAAGCTGGTGTTCCGCGACCAGCCGCTGGAGCAAGTGTTCGCCGAGCTTGAGCGCAGCCAGTCTGCGCGGGTGCTGTTTGTCGACGAAGACGCTCGCCGGCTACAGGTGACCGGCGTGTTCGCCCTTGATGATCCACAGGCGGTGTTGAGCGCTGTGGAAACCACCTTGCCTGTGCGTCTGGTGCGCCTGCCGGGGTTGATCCTGGTCACGTCCCGCCGCTGAGGCCCGCGCCTGTCCCTCCAAAAAAAAGAAAATATTTAGGCGGCGGTGGTTCAGAAATCATCGCCGCCTTCGTCTTCCGTTCCTGCAAATGCGACTTCTTCGTATTGATAGTCAAGGACACCAGCATGCGGTCGACCCCCTTCCTCGCGGCGCTAGCCGTTCTTCCCCTGGCCATTGCCGCCGCACAGGCGCAAGCCGTCCAGCTCGACGTGCCTGCCCAGCGGCTCGACGCGGCGCTCACCGATTTCGCCGAGCAGGCCGACGTGCGGTTGCTCTATGACGCTGGCCTGACCCGTGGCAGCGCCATGGTGCCGGCACTCAAGGGCGACTATTCGGTGGTCGACGGCCTGCAGCGGTTGCTGGAGGGCAGCGGCCTGACCTTCCAGGCCGGCAACGACGGCACCATCACCCTGGTGCCGCTGCCCGAGCAGGGCGTGCTGGAGCTGGGCCCGACCACCATCAGCGGGCTCGCCGAAGGTCGTGTCGACCTGCCGGCCGAGTACGCCGGCGGGGAGGCGGCGCGGGGTGCCCGCATCGGCGTGCTGGGTAACCAGGACATGCAAGATGTGCCCTTCGCCTTCTCCAGCTACACCTCCGAGCTGATCGAGAAGCGCCAGGCGCAGACTCTGGCCGATGTGCTGGCCAGCGATCCGGGCGTGCGTCAGTCGTTCGGCTTCGGCAACTTCTCCCAGGTGTTCGTCGTGCGCGGGTTCCAGCTGTTCAGCGACGACATTGCCTTCAACGGGCTGTACGGCATTCTGCCGCGCCAGATCATCTCCACCGAGTCGGTCGAGCGGGTCGAGGTGTTCAAGGGGGCCAACGCCTTTGTCAATGGCGTGTCGCCGTCGGGCAGCGGTGTCGGCGGGGCGATCAACGTGGTCTCCAAGCGTGCCGAAGACACCCCCACGCGCAGCGCCACCCTGGACTATGCCAGCGACAGCCGAGTGGGCGGGCACCTCGACCTGGGCCAGCGCTTTGGCGAGGACAACCGCTTCGGCGTGCGGGTGAACCTGGCCCAGCGCGAGGGCGAGACCGCGGTGGACGATGAGCACTCGCGCTTCAGCCTGGCCACCCTCGGCCTGGACTACCGGGGTGACCGTCTGCGCCTGTCCGCGGATCTCGGTTACCAGAAACAACGGGTCAATGAGGGGCGCTCGGTGGTCTACCTCACCACGACGGGACCTACCAGCACACTCAACGGCAAGACGCCGTCGGCACCGGACTCCGACCACAACTACGCGCAACCCTGGAGCTGGTCGCAGCTCGAAGACACCTATGGCATGTTCAGCGCCGAGTACGACCTGTCGCCCACGTGGACCGCCTACCTGAGCGCAGGCGGCAAATACACGCGGGAGAACGGTGTCTACGCCTCCAACTACGTCTACGGCGCGAATGGCGACGCGCGTATCGGCCGCCTCTATTCGCCGCTGGACCAGGAAACCCTGAGCGCCGTCACCGGGCTGCGCGGCGAACTCGCCACCGGGCCGGTCAGCCACAGCATCAACCTGGCCGCCAACGGCATCTGGCAGGAAAAGCGCAACGCGTTCGAGTCCACCGCGGCGGGCAGTCGTGGCTTTGGCAATCTGTATGAGGGCCAGCCCGTCGCCGAGCCACCGGCCACCAGCGTCTCCGGCGATATCCACGACCCGGACACCACCGCCAAGGTGCAGAACCGTAGCCTGGCGGTCTCCGACACCCTGGGCTTGCTCGACGACCGCGTGCTGCTGACCCTGGGCGTGCGCCGCCAGTCCATCGGCGCCGACGCCTGGAGCGCGGCCAGCGGTGCCCGCACCTCCAGCTATCAGGAAAGCATCACCACGCCGGCCTATGGCCTGGTGATCAAGCCCACCGAATACCTGTCGCTCTATGCCAACCGCGTCGAGTCTCTGCAACAGGGCCCGACCGCGC of Pseudomonas fluorescens contains these proteins:
- a CDS encoding TonB-dependent receptor, yielding MRSTPFLAALAVLPLAIAAAQAQAVQLDVPAQRLDAALTDFAEQADVRLLYDAGLTRGSAMVPALKGDYSVVDGLQRLLEGSGLTFQAGNDGTITLVPLPEQGVLELGPTTISGLAEGRVDLPAEYAGGEAARGARIGVLGNQDMQDVPFAFSSYTSELIEKRQAQTLADVLASDPGVRQSFGFGNFSQVFVVRGFQLFSDDIAFNGLYGILPRQIISTESVERVEVFKGANAFVNGVSPSGSGVGGAINVVSKRAEDTPTRSATLDYASDSRVGGHLDLGQRFGEDNRFGVRVNLAQREGETAVDDEHSRFSLATLGLDYRGDRLRLSADLGYQKQRVNEGRSVVYLTTTGPTSTLNGKTPSAPDSDHNYAQPWSWSQLEDTYGMFSAEYDLSPTWTAYLSAGGKYTRENGVYASNYVYGANGDARIGRLYSPLDQETLSAVTGLRGELATGPVSHSINLAANGIWQEKRNAFESTAAGSRGFGNLYEGQPVAEPPATSVSGDIHDPDTTAKVQNRSLAVSDTLGLLDDRVLLTLGVRRQSIGADAWSAASGARTSSYQESITTPAYGLVIKPTEYLSLYANRVESLQQGPTAPAAALNNGEMFAPYRSKQTEVGAKLDWGTFGGSLSLFRIEQPQGVLGGDGYYRVDAEQRNRGVELSLFGEPLDGLRLLSGATWTKAELRGTAGGRDDGNQAVGVPKFQFNLGADWDVPGLPGASLNGLLLRTGGQFVDSANEYSIPAWTRVDLGARYRTKMDGRGVTFNAMLENVADENYWASANGGYLTQGAPRTLKVSATVDF